In the genome of Planctomycetota bacterium, the window GCGCGGCCGCGGGCGGCATCCACCGCGCCCGCGGCCGCGTTTCGAAACAATACCGACCGTTCGATCACTCCGGCCGGCGCGGGCGCTCGGGGCGCTCTCCCCCGCCGGAGCCGCCGGGCGGACCACCGCCGGGCGGGCCGCCACCAGGACCACCCCCTGGAGGGCCGGCGCCCTCGCGCGGGCGGAATCCCTCGCCCCCCGGGCCTGGGCCGCCCCCGGGTGGCCCGAAGCCACGCCCGCCGGGCCGGCCGCCGGCACCCTGCATCTGGGCGCAGAGCCGGACCATGTCCTCGGCGAACTTCGACAACTCGGCGCGGTCGAGCTTGCCGTCGCCATCGGCGTCGAACGTCATCGCCCGCTCGACGACCCGCTCGGGCGTGATCCCACCTCCGGGACCACCCGGTCCGCCAGGCGGTCCGCCTGGACCACCCGGAAACTCACCGCCTCCAGGCGGACCACCAGCTCCTCCAGGAGGAGGCCCGAACCCTTGGCCCGGCCCCTGGCCGGGGCCGCGCTGGCCGCCCGGGGGGCCGCCCGGTCCGCCGCGAAAGCCTTCGCCGGGAGGGCCACCGGGCCCGCCCCCAGGGCCACCCTCCGGGGGCGGCGGCGGACGAAACTCCTCCTCGTCGATCCGGCCGTCTTTGTTCGTATCCAGCGCGAGCAGTGCGGCCGGCGCGTTTTTGATCTCGTCGGCCGACAAGGCGTGGTCACCGTCGGCATCGAGGGCGTGGCGCAGCGGATCGTGGGGCGGCGGTCCGGGCGGACCGCCCCGCTCACCCCCCGGCGGGCCACCGGGTGGCCGCCCCTGTCCTCCCGGCGGGCCGCCGGGCCCGCCGCGCTGCCCCGGGGGCTGGGCCAGCGCCGCGCTGGCGACGACCACAGTCATCGTCAGCGCCGCACACTGTAACCATCGCGTCGTCGTCATCGTCTGAGTCTCCTGGGGAACAACCGGATCCGAAGGATGATGGCTCAGTGGCCGATGCAGGTCAGGAACCGGCCCGAGCGGAGGAACAGGGCACCGTCGGCGATCGCCGGCGTGGCGCTCGAATCGCTGTCGTCGTCGGCGAAGACGTTGTGGGCGAGGATCTCGAAGCGCGGTTCGGCCGGCAGCACGGACGTGCCGCCCCACCGGCTGACGACGATGATCCGCCCGTCGGAGACGACCGGCGAGGCGTATACCGGCCGACCGCCCCCGCCGGCCAACCCTTCGACCCGCTCGCGGTAGACGGCCCTTCCGTCGCGCGCCTGGATGCAGTGGGCCTGACCGCGATCGTCGATCCAATACAGATGCCCGTCGTGGAGGACCGGCGTGGCGACGTACGAGCTCGACCGGCTTGTCCACAGGACGTGGGTCTTGCTGACGTCGCCACGGCCACCCGCGCGCAGCGCCACCGCCCCGGCCGAGCGGAACCCGCCGAACACGTACAGCGTCGTCCCGTCGACGACCACGCTCGGCGACACGTTGCCCGTCAGCGCCGTCGTCGCGTACCAGCGTGTCTTGCCGGTGGCGGGGTCGAGCCCCCACACCTCCTCGGGCACCGCCAGCACCAACTCCACGGTGCCGTCGTCGAGTGTCACGGCGACCGGCGTGCCGTAGGCCAGCTCGAGGGCCGAGGCCTCCGCCTTCCAGACAGGCTTGCCGGTCCGCAGCTCGAACGCGCGGAGCGACTGGCTCTCCTCGGCGGCGCTGACGATCACCAGCTCCCCGACGATCACCGGGCTGGCGGCCGACCCCCAGCGCCGGTTGCTCGACTCCTGGCCGACGTCGGCGCGCCACAGCTCGGTGCCGTCGCGGTCCCAGGCGACAACGCCCCCCTTGCCGAAGTGGGCGACGACGGTGCGGCCGTCGGTCACCGGCGTGCTGCTGGCGTAGCCATGCTCGGTGAGATACCCCTGGTAGGCGTCGTCGGTGCCGGTCGCGGCGACGTTGCGCTGCCACGCGATCCGGCCGTCGGCGCGGTCGACGGCCAGCAGGTGGCGCACCAGCGCCCCCTTTCCCTGGCCACCGGACCAGGCGGTGACATAGACACGATCGCCATGGACGATCGGGCTCGACGACCCGGCCCCAGGGAGCGGCGTGCGCCAGCGGACGTTGGTTCCGTCGCCCCAGCGCCATGGCACGGCCGAGGCGGCGATCCCGCGGCCGTCGGGCCCACGGAAGCGCGGCCAATCCTCGGCGGCGGCTCTCGAGACTGCACCGATCGCGAGGAACGCCCCCGCCACGCGGGCCAGATTGTCACGGTGCATGGCGGGGACTCCCACGGAGTGTGCGATTGCGGCGACGGCGCTCCCGGTCATTCCACGATCCGCAGCGCGTCGTTGCGTTTGAGGACCCGCCGTCCGCGGCCCGAAGCAGCGGTCGGAAACTCGA includes:
- a CDS encoding serine/threonine protein kinase; the encoded protein is MHRDNLARVAGAFLAIGAVSRAAAEDWPRFRGPDGRGIAASAVPWRWGDGTNVRWRTPLPGAGSSSPIVHGDRVYVTAWSGGQGKGALVRHLLAVDRADGRIAWQRNVAATGTDDAYQGYLTEHGYASSTPVTDGRTVVAHFGKGGVVAWDRDGTELWRADVGQESSNRRWGSAASPVIVGELVIVSAAEESQSLRAFELRTGKPVWKAEASALELAYGTPVAVTLDDGTVELVLAVPEEVWGLDPATGKTRWYATTALTGNVSPSVVVDGTTLYVFGGFRSAGAVALRAGGRGDVSKTHVLWTSRSSSYVATPVLHDGHLYWIDDRGQAHCIQARDGRAVYRERVEGLAGGGGRPVYASPVVSDGRIIVVSRWGGTSVLPAEPRFEILAHNVFADDDSDSSATPAIADGALFLRSGRFLTCIGH